The proteins below are encoded in one region of Opisthocomus hoazin isolate bOpiHoa1 chromosome 26, bOpiHoa1.hap1, whole genome shotgun sequence:
- the PPP1R1B gene encoding protein phosphatase 1 regulatory subunit 1B yields MDPKDRKKIQFSVPAPPSQLDPRAVEMIRRRRPTPAMLFQLSEHSSPEDESLPYQRASGEGCLLKPKRTNPCAYTPPSLKAVQRIVQSHLESGLAGGDSSDGEADDGDHELARACDPDSALEPAPGSQARGERSCFPAGLKAHKRKGGQKVSFAGGMEERGEALQSLTVAEIPEDPEGVEGDEEEQEGGGGTGERRHPVGFAEGHPRPGGPQRHSPPLPLGTS; encoded by the exons ATGGACCCCAAGGACCGCAAGAAGATCCAGTTCTCGGTGCCGGCCCCCCCGAGCCAGCTGGACCCCCGCGCCGTCGAGATG ATCCGCCGGCGAAGGCCCACGCCAGCCATGCTCTTCCAGCTCTCCGAGCACTCCTCCCCAG AGGACGAGTCCCTGCCCTACCAG CGCGCCTCCGGCGAGGGCTGCCTGCTGAAACCAAAGAGGACCAACCCGTGTGCCTACACGCCACCCTCGCTCAAAG CGGTGCAGCGCATCGTGCAGTCCCACCTGGAGAGCGGCCTGGCCGGGGGTGACAGCTCCGACGGGGAGGCCGATGACGGGGACCATGAGCTGGCCCGCGCCTGCGACCCCGACAGTGCCCTCGAGCCCG CCCCGGGGAGCCAGGCCAGAGGTGAGAGGAGCTGCTTCCCCGCCGGCCTCAAGGCGCACAAACGGAAAG GCGGGCAGAAGGTCTCGTTCGCCGGCGGCATGGAGGAGCGCGGCGAGGCCCTGCAGTCGCTGACGGTGGCCGAGATCCCCGAGGACCCCGAGGGAGTGGAGGGTGacgaggaggagcaggagggtggcggcggcaccgggg AGCGGAGACACCCGGTCGGCTTCGCGGAGGGAcacccccgccccggcggccccCAGCGCCACTCGCCCCCCCTCCCGCTGGGCACCAGCTAG
- the NEUROD2 gene encoding neurogenic differentiation factor 2: protein MLTRLFSEPSLVPDVPKFAGWAEECEEDARSEKEERAGGKGCPLPDETPEGSLGESKEEGELGGDEEEEEEEEEGLEEAEGERPKKRGPKKRKMTKARLERSKLRRQKANARERNRMHDLNAALDNLRKVVPCYSKTQKLSKIETLRLAKNYIWALSEILRSGKRPDLVSYVQTLCKGLSQPTTNLVAGCLQLNSRNFLTEQGQEGGRFHGPNASFAVHPYPYPCSRLAAGQCPPAPGPGAHGLRTHSYCSSAYESLYGNASPDYNSSEYDGGLSPPLCINGNFSLKQDSSSPDHEKSYHYSMHYSALPGSRPAAHNLVFGSAGVRGGVHSENIFPYDMHLPHERGPMYEELNAFFHN from the coding sequence ATGTTGACGCGACTTTTCAGCGAGCCCAGCCTGGTCCCCGACGTCCCGAAATTCGCCGGCTGGGCCGAGGAGTGCGAGGAGGATGCCCGCAGCGAGAAggaggagcgggcggggggcaaGGGCTGCCCCCTACCCGACGAGACCCCCGAGGGCTCGCTGGGGGAGAGCAAGGAGGAAGGGGAGCTAGGCggcgacgaggaggaggaggaggaggaggaggaaggcttggAGGAGGCGGAGGGCGAGCGGCCCAAGAAGCGCGGCCCGAAGAAGAGGAAGATGACGAAGGCGCGGCTGGAGCGGTCCAAGCTGCGGCGGCAGAAGGCGAACGCGCGGGAGCGGAACCGAATGCACGACCTGAACGCGGCCCTGGACAACCTGCGGAAAGTGGTCCCCTGCTACTCCAAAACCCAAAAGCTCTCCAAAATCGAGACCCTCCGCTTGGCCAAGAACTACATCTGGGCCCTCTCCGAGATCCTGCGCTCGGGCAAGCGGCCCGACCTGGTCTCCTACGTGCAGACTCTGTGCAAGGGGCTGTCGCAGCCCACCACCAACCTGGTGGCCGGCTGCCTCCAGCTCAACTCCCGCAACTTCCTGACGGAGCAGGGCCAGGAAGGCGGCCGCTTCCACGGTCCCAACGCCTCCTTCGCCGTccacccctacccctacccctgcTCGCGGCTGGCCGCGGGGcagtgcccccccgcccccgggcccggggCCCACGGCCTGAGGACACACAGCTACTGCTCCTCCGCCTACGAGAGCCTCTACGGCAACGCCTCCCCCGACTACAACAGCTCGGAGTACGACGGCGGGCTCAGCCCCCCGCTCTGCATCAACGGCAACTTCTCCCTCAAGCAGGACTCTTCCTCCCCCGACCACGAGAAAAGCTACCACTACTCTATGCACTACTCGGCgctgcccggctcccggcccgccgCCCACAACCTGGTCTTCGGCTCGGCGGGGGTGCGCGGGGGGGTCCACTCCGAGAACATCTTCCCCTACGACATGCACCTCCCGCACGAGCGGGGCCCCATGTACGAGGAGCTCAACGCCTTCTTCCACAattga
- the LOC142364319 gene encoding uncharacterized protein LOC142364319: MQSWALPRGDGFCHTSPCRARICDALPCRAGLCHALPCRAGIHHAEPGFSMQSRALPRGAGVCHAFPCRAELCRAEPGFAVLCRSGLGGREAGPWHGATRVNILLERRLLARGHPQPLEHREIQGPEPAPGSPFLVPPPRRLRQPPAHGPPPRPLAGHPVRGRVPPLWLPVTSLSPCARTPPAVPPRGGGRAALDARVPPGTCSGVGVGAEPWLPQGEICGLVEFSTSKTTESRGRAGAAGHSPGRGHSPCLWHTPASPGLRLGTMGCSGGPVAPLSPRMSPGHLPWVAPIPTRAVSLSHAAASLQGCPCPPQSAALRGN; encoded by the coding sequence ATGCAGAGCTGGGCTTTGCCACGGGGAGATGGGTTTTGCCACACTTCGCCATGCAGAGCCAGGATTTGTGATGCTTTGCCATGCAGAGCTGGGCTTTGCCACGCTTTGCCATGCAGAGCTGGAATTCACCATGCAGAGCCAGGATTTTCCATGCAGAGCCGGGCTTTGCCACGAGGAGCTGGGGTTTGCCACGCTTTTCCGTGCAGAGCCGAGCTTTGCCGCGCAGAGCCGGGCTTTGCCGTGCTTTGCCGCTCGGGGCTGGGCGGGCGGGAGGCCGGTCCATGGCACGGTGCCACTCGGGTAAATATTTTGCTGGAGCGGCGGCTGCTGGCCCGCGGCCACCCGCAGCCGTTGGAGCACCGGGAGATCCAGGGGCCGGAGCCAGCTCCCGGCTCCCCCTTCCTCGTTCCTCCTCCGAGGCGGCTTCGTCAGCCCCCAGCCCacggccccccaccccggcccctgGCAGGACACCCCGTGAGGGGACGGGTGCCACCGCTCTGGCTGCCGGTGACCTCGCTGTCCCCCTGTGCCAggacccccccggctgtgcccccgcGGGGTGGTGGGAGAGCTGCCCTCGATGCCCGGGTCCCTCCCGGCACAtgcagcggggtgggggtgggggctgagcccTGGCTTCCCCAGGGGGAAATTTGCGGTTTGGTGGAATTTTCCACCAGTAAAACCACGGAgagccggggcagagccggggcagccGGGCACAGCCCCGGGCGAGGGCACAGTCCCTGCCTCTGGCACACGCCAGCgtccccggggctgcggctggggacGATGGGATGTTCTGGGGGTCCCGTGGCCCCGCTGTCCCCACGGATGTCCCCCGGCCACCTTCCCTGGGTGGCTCCCATCCCTACCCGAGCGGTGTCTCTGTCCCATGCGGCTGCGTCCCTCCAAGggtgcccctgccccccccagtctgcagctctgcggggaaactga